A section of the Neisseria dumasiana genome encodes:
- the fnr gene encoding fumarate/nitrate reduction transcriptional regulator Fnr produces the protein MPTHNASSQMKTLCSTCSLRELCLPVGLMPTEFAQLDAVIRQSRRLKKGECLFRAGEPFSSLFAIRTGFFKTTIASQDGRDQVTGFFMSGELIGMDGICSHLHSCDAVALEDSEVCELPFSHMEELGQKIPSLQTHFFRLMSREIVRDQGVMLLLGNMRAEERLAAFLLNLSNRLYSRGFAANDFILRMSREEIGSYLGLKLETVSRTLSKFHHEGLILVEHKHIQILQPDALKKMVSGCAHAL, from the coding sequence ATGCCAACACATAATGCATCAAGCCAAATGAAAACATTGTGTTCGACATGTTCTTTGCGAGAGTTGTGCCTTCCCGTCGGTTTGATGCCGACGGAATTTGCGCAATTGGATGCGGTTATCCGCCAGAGCCGGCGTTTGAAAAAAGGCGAATGCCTGTTTCGCGCAGGCGAACCGTTCAGTTCTCTGTTTGCGATACGCACGGGTTTTTTTAAAACCACGATTGCCAGCCAAGACGGACGGGATCAGGTAACCGGCTTTTTTATGTCGGGCGAGCTGATCGGTATGGACGGTATCTGTTCGCATCTGCACAGTTGCGATGCGGTGGCTTTGGAAGACAGCGAAGTGTGCGAACTGCCTTTTTCGCATATGGAGGAATTGGGGCAGAAAATTCCCAGCCTGCAAACCCATTTTTTCCGTTTGATGAGCCGCGAAATCGTGCGTGATCAGGGTGTGATGCTGTTGCTGGGCAATATGCGTGCCGAAGAGCGTTTGGCGGCTTTTTTATTGAACTTGTCCAACCGCCTTTATTCGCGCGGCTTTGCGGCAAACGATTTCATTTTGCGTATGTCGCGCGAGGAAATCGGCAGCTATCTGGGTTTGAAGTTGGAAACGGTAAGCCGCACTTTATCGAAATTTCATCATGAAGGTTTGATTTTGGTGGAGCATAAGCATATTCAAATACTGCAGCCTGATGCTTTGAAAAAAATGGTGTCGGGTTGCGCCCATGCTTTGTGA
- the argJ gene encoding bifunctional glutamate N-acetyltransferase/amino-acid acetyltransferase ArgJ yields the protein MAVNLKEKYAAELLTVDGAQVFIGQAGIKKAAHDDLTLIVLNPDNTIGAVFTQNRFCAAPVHIAQEHLTNENGIRALVINTGNANAGTGIKGREDALTVCRAVAREIGCEPEQVLPFSTGVILEPLPTAKIVSALPNLKPAHWNDAARAIMTTDTVPKSASRESRIGNNHTVRATGIAKGAGMICPNMATMLGFIVCDANVSQPVLQMLTQEIADLSFNAITVDGDTSTNDSFVIAATGKCGQNEIDNIADPRYDQLKELLGGLALELAQSIVRDGEGATKFITVKVENAASREEARKVAYAIAHSPLVKTAFFASDPNLGRLLAAIGYSGLENFDTDKVRLWLGSALVAEHGGRAESYTEEAGQMVMNQDEITVRVDLQRGGEQATVYTCDLSHDYVSINADYRS from the coding sequence ATGGCAGTAAACTTAAAAGAAAAATACGCGGCAGAATTGCTTACTGTTGACGGCGCACAGGTTTTTATCGGGCAAGCCGGCATTAAAAAAGCCGCCCACGACGACTTGACGCTGATTGTACTGAACCCCGACAACACCATCGGAGCAGTGTTCACCCAAAACCGCTTCTGCGCCGCCCCCGTGCATATTGCCCAAGAACATCTGACCAACGAAAACGGTATCCGCGCACTGGTAATCAATACCGGCAACGCCAATGCCGGCACAGGCATCAAAGGGCGTGAAGACGCCCTAACCGTGTGCCGTGCCGTCGCCAGAGAAATCGGCTGCGAGCCGGAACAAGTGCTGCCCTTCTCCACCGGCGTGATTCTCGAACCGCTGCCCACCGCTAAAATCGTTTCCGCACTGCCGAATTTAAAACCCGCACACTGGAATGATGCCGCCCGCGCCATCATGACCACCGACACCGTGCCCAAATCGGCCAGCCGCGAAAGCAGAATCGGCAACAACCACACCGTCCGCGCCACCGGCATTGCCAAAGGTGCGGGCATGATCTGCCCCAACATGGCCACCATGCTCGGCTTTATCGTGTGCGACGCCAACGTATCGCAACCCGTATTGCAAATGCTCACGCAGGAAATCGCCGACCTTTCTTTCAACGCCATCACCGTTGACGGCGACACCAGCACCAACGACAGCTTTGTAATAGCCGCCACAGGCAAATGCGGCCAAAACGAAATCGACAATATCGCCGATCCGCGCTACGACCAACTGAAAGAACTGCTCGGCGGTCTGGCACTCGAACTGGCCCAATCCATTGTCCGCGACGGCGAAGGTGCCACCAAATTTATCACCGTCAAAGTAGAAAACGCCGCCAGCCGTGAAGAAGCGCGCAAAGTCGCCTACGCTATCGCACATTCTCCTTTGGTAAAAACCGCGTTTTTCGCGTCCGACCCCAATCTCGGCCGTCTGCTTGCCGCTATCGGCTACTCGGGTTTGGAAAACTTCGACACCGACAAAGTACGCCTGTGGTTAGGCTCCGCTTTGGTTGCCGAACACGGCGGCAGAGCCGAGAGCTACACCGAAGAAGCCGGGCAAATGGTTATGAACCAAGATGAAATTACCGTGCGTGTCGATCTGCAACGCGGCGGCGAACAGGCCACGGTTTACACCTGCGACTTATCGCACGATTATGTGTCGATTAATGCCGACTACCGCAGCTAG
- a CDS encoding chloride channel protein, with amino-acid sequence MKSSFSTHYRILKRKIIHKLNQTQRLSRKTLAFMFLLAGAALVALVSLAFAKMADWALEENARLVKEYPWFAWVALPLGLPLIVWLTRRFAPYTAGSGIPQVLASLSLPYGAQKTRLISLWQTMLKIPLTFLGMLAGASIGREGPSVQVGAAVMSAWGAWCKKHNIAFKGMQENDLIAAGAAGGLAAAFNAPLAGVVFAIEELGRGILLRWERQIFIGVLAAGFIQVAIQGNNPYFSGFHGTELDDMLMWVLLSGLVCGVAGGLFARMLYKGAAAFSPEKYRGWIRRNPIMLAGIIGIVLAALGTVYQGQTFGTGYHEASDALRRMYDAPFGVALAKWAATVLSYWAGIPGGIFTPSLTVGAMIGQHLAEFADLQTGVNVLVLICMTAFLAAATQSPLTSSVVVMEMTGGQNLLFWLLIGAIFASQVSRQFSPKPFYHAAGARFRQRVQEEYAAKQADIKENR; translated from the coding sequence ATGAAATCCTCTTTTTCAACACATTACCGGATACTCAAGCGAAAAATCATCCACAAACTCAACCAAACCCAACGGCTGTCGCGCAAAACGCTGGCTTTTATGTTCCTGCTCGCCGGTGCCGCGCTGGTGGCTTTGGTGTCGCTGGCTTTTGCCAAAATGGCCGACTGGGCATTAGAAGAAAATGCGCGGCTGGTTAAAGAATACCCGTGGTTTGCGTGGGTAGCCCTGCCGCTCGGCCTGCCTTTGATTGTGTGGCTGACGCGCCGTTTCGCGCCCTATACCGCCGGCAGCGGCATCCCGCAGGTACTGGCTTCATTGTCGTTACCCTATGGCGCACAAAAAACCCGACTGATTTCGCTGTGGCAAACCATGCTGAAAATCCCGCTTACTTTCTTAGGTATGCTCGCGGGCGCGTCTATCGGGCGCGAAGGGCCTTCGGTGCAAGTTGGCGCCGCCGTGATGTCGGCTTGGGGCGCATGGTGTAAAAAACACAATATCGCCTTCAAAGGCATGCAGGAAAACGATTTGATTGCCGCAGGCGCGGCGGGCGGTTTGGCCGCCGCCTTTAATGCCCCGCTTGCCGGAGTGGTGTTTGCCATCGAAGAGCTGGGGCGCGGCATTCTGCTGCGCTGGGAACGGCAGATTTTCATCGGCGTCTTGGCAGCCGGTTTCATTCAAGTGGCCATTCAGGGCAACAACCCCTATTTTTCGGGCTTCCACGGCACCGAATTAGACGACATGCTGATGTGGGTGTTGCTCAGCGGGCTGGTTTGCGGCGTAGCAGGCGGCCTGTTCGCCCGTATGCTGTATAAAGGCGCGGCGGCCTTCTCTCCCGAAAAATACCGCGGCTGGATACGCCGCAACCCCATTATGCTGGCCGGCATTATCGGCATAGTGCTGGCTGCACTCGGCACGGTTTATCAAGGCCAAACATTCGGCACGGGCTATCACGAAGCTTCCGATGCCTTAAGACGCATGTACGACGCACCTTTCGGCGTTGCCCTTGCCAAATGGGCCGCCACCGTACTGTCTTATTGGGCAGGCATTCCCGGCGGCATCTTCACCCCTTCGCTCACCGTCGGCGCCATGATCGGCCAGCATCTTGCCGAATTTGCCGACCTACAAACCGGTGTCAACGTATTGGTATTGATCTGCATGACGGCGTTTTTGGCCGCCGCCACGCAATCCCCGCTCACCTCCAGCGTAGTGGTGATGGAAATGACGGGCGGACAGAATCTGTTGTTTTGGTTGTTGATTGGTGCTATTTTTGCATCTCAGGTGTCGCGCCAATTTTCACCCAAACCGTTTTACCATGCGGCAGGCGCACGTTTCCGGCAGCGTGTTCAGGAAGAATATGCCGCCAAACAGGCCGATATTAAGGAGAATCGATAA
- a CDS encoding GNAT family N-acetyltransferase: MPHKSRFNTTGPKIGLSVRLAENQQEIEAAQRLRYQVFAEELGADIQSGNGLDVDEYDEHCHHLLAFDDATGEVIGCYRLITEESARAVGSWYSEHEFDLSPLKDILPQTVELGRACIHPDYRNGGLIMLLWSGLVKFMRDENLRFMIGCGSISTVDGGHEAAGLYHALKEKHLAPAQWCVRPLNPLKWDELNPVENPPCPSLIKGYLNAGAWFCGEPCVDEAFNCADVLILMDINRLNDRYLQRFAPRL, encoded by the coding sequence ATGCCCCATAAAAGCCGTTTCAACACCACCGGCCCCAAAATCGGCCTCAGCGTGCGATTGGCGGAAAACCAACAAGAAATCGAAGCCGCGCAACGCCTGCGTTACCAAGTATTCGCCGAAGAATTGGGTGCAGACATTCAAAGCGGCAACGGTTTGGATGTGGATGAATACGACGAACACTGCCACCATTTGCTGGCTTTCGACGATGCCACCGGCGAAGTCATCGGCTGCTACCGCCTGATTACCGAAGAAAGCGCCCGAGCCGTAGGCTCGTGGTACAGCGAGCACGAATTCGACCTTTCCCCTTTGAAAGACATTCTGCCCCAAACCGTAGAACTCGGCAGAGCCTGCATCCATCCCGATTACCGCAACGGCGGCTTGATTATGCTTTTGTGGTCGGGTTTGGTGAAATTCATGCGCGATGAAAACCTGCGTTTTATGATCGGCTGCGGCAGCATCAGCACCGTCGACGGCGGCCACGAAGCGGCCGGCCTGTATCACGCTTTAAAAGAAAAGCATTTGGCGCCTGCACAATGGTGCGTGCGTCCGCTCAATCCCCTCAAATGGGACGAACTGAATCCCGTTGAAAATCCCCCTTGCCCGTCGTTGATTAAAGGCTATTTGAACGCCGGTGCCTGGTTTTGCGGCGAGCCGTGCGTCGATGAAGCATTCAACTGTGCCGATGTGTTGATTCTGATGGACATCAACCGCTTAAACGACCGCTATCTCCAACGCTTCGCCCCGCGACTTTAA
- a CDS encoding lysophospholipid acyltransferase family protein, producing MKTLRTAFRLFCIAGCLLYGMLEMFFLFPFYSKQRKLRAIQLWSLRVLASCGLKLKTYGNLPKEGQGQMMICNHISWLDIMAINAAFPGRFVAKDDVAKWPVVGYLATQAQTVYVTRNKGTEGNSRKIRHVTEALKNGDTVTLFPEGTSSEGREILPFKTSFFQAANEAGVPFIPVLCRYPNPDGSSPNPAMAYYGDISLVESIRMIASQPDGTAELHFLDPVQSGADRQEIARHIHHLLSEKQRELG from the coding sequence ATGAAAACCTTACGCACTGCTTTCCGACTGTTCTGCATAGCCGGCTGTTTGCTTTACGGCATGCTGGAAATGTTTTTCCTGTTTCCTTTTTACAGCAAGCAACGCAAACTGCGCGCCATTCAATTGTGGTCGCTGCGCGTGCTCGCCTCTTGCGGGCTGAAGCTCAAAACCTACGGCAACCTGCCGAAAGAAGGGCAGGGGCAGATGATGATCTGCAACCATATTTCATGGCTCGATATTATGGCCATTAACGCTGCTTTCCCCGGCCGTTTTGTGGCTAAAGACGATGTGGCCAAATGGCCGGTTGTCGGCTACCTCGCCACACAGGCGCAAACGGTTTACGTTACGCGCAACAAAGGCACCGAAGGCAACAGCCGGAAAATCCGCCATGTTACCGAGGCGTTGAAAAACGGTGACACGGTTACTCTGTTTCCCGAAGGCACGAGCAGCGAAGGCCGCGAAATTCTGCCGTTTAAAACCAGCTTTTTTCAGGCGGCCAATGAAGCGGGCGTGCCGTTTATTCCGGTGCTGTGCCGCTATCCCAATCCGGACGGCAGCAGCCCAAACCCGGCCATGGCGTACTACGGCGACATCAGTTTGGTGGAATCCATTCGCATGATCGCTTCGCAGCCGGACGGTACGGCAGAACTTCATTTTCTCGACCCCGTGCAATCGGGTGCGGACAGGCAGGAAATCGCCCGCCATATCCATCATCTGTTGAGCGAAAAACAACGGGAACTGGGGTAA
- a CDS encoding DUF417 family protein, protein MEKLIQTFRQSNFDIAALRAGVFLVFLVYGIFKWMQFEVDALEAMLPKTWLGFLYPLLGAHGASYLLGVVEAVAYISLFLGFFKPRLSIAGDVLVIVTGLVTLSLLLQIGFNGFVFKDVMLIGAGLVLLKHDLGKPA, encoded by the coding sequence ATGGAAAAACTGATTCAAACATTCCGACAATCGAATTTTGATATTGCTGCCCTTCGCGCCGGAGTATTTCTGGTTTTTTTGGTTTACGGCATTTTCAAATGGATGCAGTTTGAAGTGGACGCTTTGGAAGCCATGCTGCCGAAAACTTGGTTGGGCTTTCTTTATCCGCTTTTAGGCGCGCACGGTGCCAGCTATCTGCTCGGGGTGGTAGAAGCTGTGGCTTATATTTCGCTGTTTTTAGGTTTTTTCAAACCGCGCCTGAGCATTGCGGGCGATGTTCTGGTTATTGTAACCGGCTTGGTTACGTTGAGCCTGCTGTTGCAGATCGGCTTTAACGGTTTTGTGTTTAAAGATGTGATGCTGATAGGTGCGGGTTTGGTGTTGTTGAAACACGATTTGGGCAAGCCGGCGTAG
- a CDS encoding extracellular solute-binding protein, with translation MKKTLAVSVALLAAAPAFAEELVVYSSRADNLLRPVAEAYQKKTGVTIKLVNDKAGPLMEKLKAEGSNSPADVFITVDGGNLWQATQMGLLRPINSATLKNNIPANLRDPKNQWFGLSVRARTIFYNTQKVKPSELSTYANLADPKWKGRLCLRTSNNVYNQSLVGTMIANQGHAKTAQIVKGWVNNLATEPFANDTAMLEAIGAGRCDVGIANTYYYGRLMDKQPNLPIGVFFADQQGKGTHVNVSGAGVTKHTKKAAQAQKFIEWLSGSEAQNLFADLNHEYPANPKINPDPKVAKWGKFKQDVINVSVAGSNQKKAVMLMKQAGYK, from the coding sequence ATGAAAAAAACACTTGCCGTTTCCGTAGCCCTGCTGGCCGCAGCGCCCGCATTTGCCGAAGAATTGGTGGTTTATTCTTCGCGTGCCGACAACCTGCTGCGCCCCGTTGCCGAAGCCTATCAAAAGAAAACCGGCGTAACCATCAAACTGGTGAACGACAAAGCCGGCCCGCTGATGGAAAAACTCAAGGCCGAAGGCAGCAACAGCCCTGCCGACGTATTCATCACCGTTGACGGCGGCAATTTGTGGCAAGCCACCCAAATGGGGCTGCTGCGTCCGATTAATTCCGCCACTTTGAAAAACAACATTCCCGCCAACCTGCGCGACCCGAAAAACCAATGGTTCGGCCTTTCCGTACGCGCCCGCACCATTTTCTACAATACTCAAAAAGTGAAGCCTTCCGAGCTTTCCACCTATGCCAATCTGGCCGACCCGAAATGGAAAGGCCGCCTGTGCCTGCGCACGTCCAACAACGTCTATAACCAATCTTTGGTCGGCACCATGATTGCCAACCAAGGCCATGCCAAAACCGCCCAAATCGTGAAAGGCTGGGTCAACAACTTGGCCACCGAGCCGTTTGCCAACGACACTGCCATGCTTGAAGCCATCGGCGCAGGCCGTTGCGACGTGGGCATTGCCAACACCTACTACTACGGCCGCCTGATGGACAAACAGCCCAACCTGCCCATTGGCGTATTCTTCGCCGACCAACAAGGTAAAGGCACACACGTCAACGTATCCGGCGCGGGCGTGACCAAGCACACCAAAAAAGCCGCCCAAGCGCAGAAATTCATCGAATGGTTGAGCGGCAGCGAAGCGCAAAACCTGTTTGCCGACCTGAACCACGAATACCCCGCCAACCCGAAAATCAATCCTGATCCGAAAGTGGCCAAATGGGGCAAATTCAAACAAGACGTGATCAACGTATCGGTAGCCGGCAGCAATCAGAAAAAAGCCGTAATGCTGATGAAACAGGCCGGTTATAAATAA
- a CDS encoding ABC transporter permease: MNRSFSKLLLPRLWLTACIVLVLIPLAVIVAALGEFDAEIWSFLLEYQLPELLKNTLFLVSGVGAGVAVLGTSCAWLTAMYDFPLRRFFFWALMLPLAVPAYVLAFTQLGLFDYTGPLNTLIRERYGIEQFLPDVRNGFGLAVVMSLTFYPYVYLLARNAFGSMGQRALEAGASLGLSPRRAFFKLALPMARPWIGGGVILALMEVLADFGTVSVFGYDTFTTAIYQAWFDFYSLETAKQLAALLITLVFVLLALEQLSRGNRRFNQSGKAQQHRCKPLSDGLKWLATAYCGLILLFAFVIPLVQLIVWAHETWNDGFNTSLWLHAWHSFAASFAAAVLVAVVALLLALAKRADKSRFAAVAARIATLGYGIPGTVLAVGVFVPVAWFDNILIEHLNLPEGTTGILKGTLAVMLAAYLIRFLAVGYAAVEAGLERISPSQAEAARSLGCTGGGVLRRVYLPLLKGAIGTAVLMAFVDVMKEMPITLMTRPYDWDTLAVRVYAFTIEGQFANAALPALLIVLTGLLPVILFSRTEQNT; encoded by the coding sequence ATGAACCGTTCTTTTTCCAAACTGTTATTGCCGCGCCTGTGGTTGACGGCCTGTATTGTGCTGGTGTTGATACCGCTGGCCGTTATCGTGGCGGCATTGGGGGAGTTTGATGCCGAAATCTGGTCGTTTCTGCTCGAATACCAATTGCCCGAGCTGCTGAAAAACACGCTGTTTCTGGTGTCTGGTGTCGGCGCGGGCGTGGCGGTGCTGGGCACTTCCTGCGCGTGGCTCACCGCGATGTATGATTTTCCGCTGCGGCGTTTTTTCTTTTGGGCATTGATGCTGCCGCTGGCGGTGCCGGCGTATGTGCTGGCATTTACCCAGCTCGGTTTGTTTGACTACACCGGCCCGCTGAATACGCTGATACGCGAACGCTACGGCATCGAGCAGTTTTTGCCCGATGTGCGTAACGGTTTCGGTTTGGCGGTGGTGATGAGCCTGACGTTTTATCCGTATGTGTACCTGTTGGCGCGAAATGCTTTCGGCAGCATGGGGCAGCGGGCGTTGGAGGCGGGCGCGTCGTTGGGTTTGTCGCCGCGGCGGGCGTTTTTCAAACTGGCCTTGCCGATGGCGCGGCCGTGGATCGGAGGCGGCGTGATTTTGGCTTTGATGGAAGTGCTGGCCGATTTCGGCACGGTATCGGTGTTCGGCTACGACACGTTTACCACGGCGATTTATCAGGCATGGTTTGATTTTTATTCGCTGGAAACGGCCAAACAGCTCGCCGCTTTGCTGATTACGCTGGTGTTCGTGCTGTTGGCGTTGGAACAGCTCAGCCGCGGCAACCGCCGTTTCAATCAGTCCGGCAAGGCGCAGCAACACCGCTGCAAGCCGCTTTCAGACGGCCTCAAGTGGCTTGCAACGGCTTATTGCGGCTTGATTTTGCTGTTTGCGTTTGTTATTCCGCTGGTGCAACTGATCGTATGGGCGCACGAAACTTGGAACGACGGTTTCAACACTTCGCTGTGGCTGCACGCATGGCATTCTTTTGCTGCCAGCTTTGCCGCCGCCGTATTGGTGGCCGTCGTCGCTTTGCTGCTGGCTTTGGCCAAGCGTGCGGATAAAAGCCGTTTCGCCGCCGTTGCCGCGCGTATTGCTACGCTGGGTTACGGCATTCCGGGGACGGTGCTGGCGGTGGGGGTGTTCGTGCCGGTGGCGTGGTTCGACAATATTTTGATTGAACACCTGAATCTGCCCGAAGGCACTACCGGTATTTTGAAAGGCACGTTGGCAGTGATGTTGGCAGCGTATCTCATCCGCTTTCTTGCCGTCGGTTACGCCGCGGTGGAAGCGGGGCTGGAGCGCATCAGTCCGTCGCAAGCCGAAGCGGCGCGTTCGCTCGGCTGTACCGGCGGCGGCGTGTTGCGGCGCGTGTATCTGCCGTTGCTGAAAGGTGCAATCGGCACGGCGGTGCTGATGGCGTTTGTGGATGTGATGAAAGAAATGCCGATTACGCTGATGACGCGCCCCTATGATTGGGACACGCTCGCCGTGCGGGTGTACGCTTTCACCATCGAAGGGCAGTTTGCCAATGCCGCACTGCCCGCTCTGCTTATCGTTTTAACCGGCCTGCTGCCCGTTATCCTGTTTTCGCGCACGGAGCAAAACACATGA
- a CDS encoding ABC transporter ATP-binding protein, producing the protein MILEVSQINLSFDGKPVLQDFGFALEQGEIACLLGHSGCGKTTALRSIAGFEQPESGKIVLSGTTLSDGLTSMPPHLRRIGMVFQDYALFPHLTVAQNIAFGISKQPAAERHARVGELLELIGLPDYGSRYPHQLSGGQQQRVALARALAPKPELILLDEPFSNLDADLRARLSKEVRQLLKRENTSAILVTHDQQEAFAMADKIGIMHEGRLKQWDTPYKLYHEPADTYTARFIGTGVMLRGKVKSPACVQLAVGEFCGTVPFACQCCSEVDVLIRPDDIVHDHASPITAEVLDKDFKGSYFIYTLKLDSGETVAAQVPAHHDHPVGSRIGIRMDLEHLIAFGV; encoded by the coding sequence ATGATTTTAGAAGTTTCCCAAATTAATCTTTCTTTCGACGGCAAACCCGTGTTGCAGGATTTTGGTTTTGCATTGGAACAAGGCGAAATCGCCTGCCTGCTCGGGCATTCGGGCTGCGGAAAAACCACCGCGCTGCGCTCGATTGCAGGCTTTGAGCAGCCCGAAAGCGGTAAGATCGTGTTGAGCGGCACCACGCTTTCAGACGGCCTCACATCCATGCCGCCGCACCTGCGCCGCATCGGTATGGTGTTTCAGGATTACGCGCTGTTTCCGCATCTTACCGTCGCCCAGAATATCGCGTTCGGTATCAGCAAACAGCCTGCCGCCGAACGCCATGCACGGGTGGGCGAGCTGCTCGAATTAATCGGCTTGCCCGACTACGGCAGCCGTTATCCGCACCAGCTTTCAGGCGGACAGCAACAGCGCGTGGCTCTTGCGCGCGCTCTTGCACCCAAGCCCGAGCTGATTTTGCTCGACGAACCGTTTTCCAACCTGGATGCCGACTTGCGCGCACGCCTGTCGAAAGAAGTGCGCCAACTGCTGAAACGGGAAAACACCAGCGCGATTCTGGTCACGCACGACCAGCAGGAAGCGTTTGCGATGGCCGACAAAATCGGCATCATGCACGAAGGCCGTCTGAAACAGTGGGATACGCCCTACAAGCTCTACCATGAGCCTGCCGACACCTATACCGCCCGCTTTATCGGCACCGGCGTAATGCTGCGCGGCAAGGTTAAAAGTCCGGCTTGCGTACAACTGGCCGTCGGCGAGTTTTGCGGCACCGTGCCGTTTGCCTGCCAATGTTGCAGCGAAGTGGACGTGCTTATCCGCCCCGACGATATCGTGCACGACCACGCCAGCCCGATTACCGCCGAAGTGCTGGATAAAGATTTCAAAGGCAGCTATTTCATCTACACGCTCAAGCTCGACAGCGGCGAAACCGTTGCCGCCCAAGTGCCCGCCCACCACGACCACCCCGTCGGCAGCCGCATCGGTATCCGCATGGATTTGGAACACTTGATTGCGTTTGGCGTGTGA
- a CDS encoding alpha-ketoglutarate-dependent dioxygenase AlkB family protein has product MTLSLFPTGRNTPANLLPYDGSVNDYGAVIAAEKADVYFSVLAQEILWRHDEVLMYGKRITTARQTAWYGDKPFAYTYSGISRLALPWHSVLLEIKQTVEDCIRPHTPAVFNSCLLNLYSDGLEGMSWHSDDEPELGNEPVIASVSFGATRKFAFKHKTTHEKREIFLQHGQLIVMHGDTQTHWRHAVMKSKTVHAPRISLTFRTILD; this is encoded by the coding sequence ATGACATTGAGTTTATTTCCAACCGGCAGAAACACACCGGCCAATCTTCTTCCCTACGACGGATCGGTTAACGACTACGGCGCGGTTATTGCTGCCGAAAAGGCCGACGTTTATTTTTCCGTGCTGGCTCAAGAGATTCTGTGGCGGCATGACGAAGTGTTGATGTACGGCAAGCGGATTACCACGGCCCGTCAAACCGCTTGGTATGGCGACAAACCGTTTGCCTACACTTATTCGGGTATTTCCCGCCTTGCTTTGCCGTGGCATTCTGTACTGTTGGAGATCAAACAAACGGTTGAAGACTGCATCCGCCCCCACACGCCTGCCGTGTTCAATTCCTGCCTGCTCAACCTTTATTCAGACGGCCTCGAAGGTATGTCGTGGCACAGCGACGACGAACCCGAGCTGGGCAATGAGCCGGTCATTGCTTCGGTCAGTTTCGGGGCAACCCGAAAATTTGCGTTCAAACACAAAACAACGCATGAAAAACGTGAAATATTTCTGCAACACGGGCAGCTGATTGTGATGCACGGCGACACGCAAACCCATTGGCGGCATGCCGTGATGAAAAGCAAAACCGTGCATGCCCCCCGAATCAGCCTGACTTTCAGAACCATTCTGGATTGA